Proteins encoded by one window of Yamadazyma tenuis chromosome 2, complete sequence:
- the PRP28 gene encoding mRNA splicing protein prp28 (BUSCO:EOG09261JWS; EggNog:ENOG503NW7E; COG:A) → MTRPISIDELVKNDTPRFIKKRDRVSKPEAKLVVKPKKIESVVQSDQLTPEPTIITQNKKPIKTQFNFDWDQSDDTSRGYTPLLELDDFDDTLPPPSVHWSAKSLQEMSESDWRDLKDEFNIITKGTKIHPIRSWGESVLDKSIVNILETSKFADPTPVQRASIPIATHQQDIIGIAETGSGKTLAYVLPLLHYILSIEENYLKYEHIQEFNLNKPLGVILAPTRELANQITTELTRFCSALNLTSVSIIGGHSYEETISAIKDGVHIIVATPGRLVDSLERKIINLSKCYYVIFDEADRMIDMGFEKPLNTIYENLPEINEADRQTFKLDKRITMMFTATFSDSINTMTKKYLIKPVQLVIGQIGEKVDNINQEFEFIQTKYMDTKFEKLVQVINKHARRNKVYSIIVFANYIKTVEELSDSLAEKGYKNITIHGSKSQQARERSIDEFRNGRVRILVATDVAARGIDIANVSLVVNYQMTKRVDEYIHRIGRTGRAGTKGNSYTFIEDGDEPLFPDLRRFLKKNLPAFLVNRNQTIKD, encoded by the coding sequence ATGACGAGGCCTATTTCCATAGATGAGCTAGTCAAAAACGACACACCACggttcatcaagaaacGCGACCGAGTGTCGAAGCCGGAAGCCAAACTTGTGGtgaagccaaagaaaatcgaACTGGTGGTTCAAAGTGACCAACTTACACCTGAACCAACTATCATCACCCAAAACAAGAAACCAATAAAAACCCAGTTCAATTTCGACTGGGACCAGTCAGATGATACCTCTCGCGGTTACACACCTCTACTAGAGCTTGACGACTTTGACGACactcttccaccaccgtCTGTCCACTGGTCAGCAAAGAGTTTACAGGAGATGTCTGAGTCAGACTGGAGAGATTTGAAAGACGagttcaacatcatcaccaaggGCACCAAGATCCATCCCATAAGGTCGTGGGGTGAATCTGTCCTCGACAAGTCCATCGTGAACATTCTCGAGACGCTGAAGTTCGCCGATCCTACTCCCGTCCAAAGAGCTTCCATCCCCATTGCAACCCACCAACAAGACATTATTGGAATTGCAGAAACCGGGTCCGGTAAAACCCTTGCATACGTGCTTCCCCTTTTGCACTACATCCTCTCTATCGAGGAAAACTACTTAAAGTATGAACATATTCAagagttcaacttgaacaaaccTCTTGGAGTCATTTTGGCTCCCACCAGAGAATTGGCTAACCAAATCACCACTGAGTTAACTAGGTTCTGCCTGGCGTTAAACCTCACATCGGTGAGTATTATTGGTGGACACAGCTACGAAGAGACGATATCGGCCATCAAAGACGGCGTTCATATCATTGTTGCCACTCCAGGTCGACTAGTGGACTCGCTTGAGAGGAAAATAATAAATTTGAGCAAGTGCTACTATGTGATATTCGATGAAGCAGATAGAATGATAGATATGGGCTTTGAGAAGCCGTTGAACACCATCTATGAGAACTTGCCGGAGATCAACGAAGCTGACCGACAAACGTTTAAGTTAGACAAAAGAATCACTATGATGTTCACCGCGACGTTCTCGGACTCCATAAATACGATGACAAAGAAGTATCTTATAAAGCCGGTGCAATTGGTGATTGGCCAAATCGGCGAAAAGGTCGACAATATCAACCAGGAATTTGAGTTCATTCAGACTAAGTACATGGATACgaagtttgaaaagttggtccaagtcatcaacaagcacgccagaagaaacaaagtATACTCGATTATTGTATTTGCTAATTACATCAAAACGGTCGAGGAGCTTTCCGACTCGTTGGCAGAAAAAGGCTACAAGAATATCACCATTCACGGATCTAAGTCCCAGCAGGCAAGAGAAAGGTCCATTGATGAGTTCAGAAATGGGCGAGTCCGCATCCTAGTAGCCACCGATGTGGCTGCAAGAGGAATTGACATTGCAAATGTGTCGTTAGTAGTGAACTACCAAATGACCAAGCGGGTGGACGAGTATATCCACAGAATTGGTAGAACTGGAAGAGCCGGTACCAAGGGTAATAGTTATACATTTATTGAGGACGGTGATGAGCCACTCTTTCCTGATTTGAGACGGtttctcaagaagaatttgccTGCATTCCTTGTGAATCGCAATCAGACCATTAAAGACTAG
- a CDS encoding uncharacterized protein (EggNog:ENOG503NYTA; COG:S) codes for MRAVHDVLVAVNKRLPATNHWLIFICSVPVALACGTLFAYSVYSTQLAEQCHLTTSQSSSLNISTVIGSAVGGLLGGILTDTYGTQIPMLISCVCVFSGYKWLYELYLAGAHSSVSSLVTAMFLIGIGSTAGYFSAIKAVAIEFPNFKGTAQSITIASFAISALLHSYLSSRVFDGDVASFLNYLHISTGLMIFIGFLFVRVEGHYKSKSESEDEVSLMQTPDLIPSESADEVAAKVDLKHQDLKHSLLHPIFWFHFVVFSIVQGLGQMYIFEVGFVVKAVYNYYDDDSIDLHHLQAIQVSLIAVFSFLGRLSSGPQSDYLVHKLHCQRHWNLVMGLCIMLVGHLLNTLKLDHFAASLSGANVFLSVVSSIIGYAYGFSFTCYPVIISDIFNMENYSFIWGLMYSSTAFGLTLMSSMFGHIYDAHSKYNDAGEYVCTEGSGCYAETFSITCGLGAAVIFLILAYIRYSSRS; via the coding sequence ATGAGAGCTGTCCACGATGTATTGGTGGCTGTTAACAAACGACTCCCTGCCACCAATCACTGGCTCATTTTCATCTGTTCTGTACCAGTGGCACTCGCGTGCGGTACCCTTTTTGCCTACTCTGTATACTCCACCCAGTTGGCAGAACAGTGCCATTTGACCACCAGCCAATCGTCCAGTTTGAATATCAGTACCGTGATAGGATCTGCTGTGGGAGGACTTCTCGGCGGCATTTTGACAGACACCTACGGTACCCAGATCCCCATGTTGATCAGCTGTGTCTGTGTTTTTCTGGGTTATAAATGGTTATATGAGTTGTACTTGGCAGGTGCACATAGTTCCGTATCGAGCCTTGTGACAGCCATGTTTTTAATAGGGATCGGATCGACGGCCGGGTACTTCAGCGCCATCAAGGCGGTGGCCATCGAGTTCCCTAACTTCAAGGGAACGGCCCAGAGCATCACCATAGCGCTGTTTGCCATTTCAGCGTTGCTTCACCTGTATCTTTCCAGTCGCGTGTTTGACGGAGATGTCGCCAGTTTCTTGAACTATTTGCATATTAGCACCGGTCTCATGATTTTCATTGGGTTTTTGTTTGTTCGGGTAGAGGGCCActacaagtccaagtccGAGCTGGAAGATGAGGTGAGTCTCATGCAAACACCTGATTTAATTCCTTCGGAGTCAGCAGACgaagtggctgcaaaagtAGATTTAAAGCACCAGGACTTAAAACACTCCTTGTTACACCCAATCTTCTGGTTCCATTTCGTGGTATTCTCCATTGTTCAGGGCTTGGGACAAATGTACATTTTCGAGGTGGGGTTTGTGGTCAAGGCCGTGTACAACTATTATGATGATGATCTGATCGACTTGCACCATTTGCAAGCGATTCAGGTGTCACTTATAGCGGTGTTTTCGTTCCTCGGCCGCCTTTCATCGGGGCCCCAGAGCGATTACTTGGTCCATAAGTTACACTGTCAAAGGCATTggaacttggtgatgggcTTGTGCATTATGCTTGTAGGACACCTTCTCAACACCCTCAAGTTAGACCATTTCGCGGCCTCGCTCCTGGGGGCCAATGTGTTTTTGCTGGTGGTATCGTCCATTATCGGCTACGCGTACGGGTTCAGCTTCACCTGCTACCCGGTGATCATCTCCGACATTTTTAACATGGAAAACTACAGTTTCATCTGGGGTTTGATGTACTCCAGCACTGCCTTTGGCTTGACCCTCATGTCTTCGATGTTCGGACACATTTATGATGCCCATTCAAAGTACAATGATGCGGGTGAATACGTGTGCACCGAAGGATCGGGATGCTACGCGGAGACGTTCTCTATCACCTGCGGGCTTGGTGCAGCTGTGATCTTTTTAATTCTTGCGTATATTCGCTATTCAAGTAGATCTTAG
- the EGD1 gene encoding Nascent polypeptide-associated complex subunit beta (EggNog:ENOG503P68V; BUSCO:EOG092653SU; COG:K): MPIDPEKLAKLQKSSSKKVGGSRIKAKKVIKEQDDVKLMETLGKFKATKIQNVTEANFFKDDGKVLHFKRVGVQGANDYNTFAFTGYPQEVEVTKLIPDILPQLGAENLEILSQLAKQIQEGRTPQLDKEGNLAADDEEIPDLTEGQKFDEVE; encoded by the coding sequence ATGCCTATTGATCCCGAAAAATTAGccaagttgcaaaaatcCTCGTCCAAGAAGGTCGGTGGTTCCAGaatcaaggccaagaaggTCATCAAGGAACAAGATGATGTCAAATTGATGGAAACCTTGGGAAAATTCAAGGCCACTAAGATCCAAAACGTCACCGAAGctaacttcttcaaagatgacGGTAAGGTTTTACACTTTAAGAGAGTTGGTGTCCAAGGTGCCAATGACTACAACACTTTTGCTTTCACTGGTTAcccacaagaagttgaagttaCTAAGTTGATTCCAGACATTTTGCCACAATTGGGAGctgaaaacttggaaatcttgaGTCAGTTGGCCAAGCAAAtccaagaaggaagaactCCTCAACTTGACAAGGAAGGAAACTTGGCTgctgacgatgaagaaatccCAGACTTGACTGAAGGACAAAAGTTCGACGAAGTTGAGTAA
- a CDS encoding uncharacterized protein (COG:S; EggNog:ENOG503P8AK): MARSFYEDDEVVITKPGYNAEISKDLKQQQGAHGDVSLVKGMTIRTVPYLESSLNKARLYLHDKLSVIEAEIDTQISATRNELNTLSTKVSTSIKDPVLPNIIYILTLTLTGSILASKSSLPTRFLAPTLFGTASFAYYMPQTFQGTKAKLVYFESEKFPEVFQQQSKILKELDNQKTQLEATLASTETSLTTVVHDARVYIYDLFK, translated from the coding sequence ATGGCCAGATCCTTCTACGAAGACGACGAGGTGGTCATTACCAAACCCGGCTACAATGCCGAGATctccaaggacttgaaacaacaacaaggtgCCCATGGCGATGTTTCACTTGTCAAAGGTATGACTATTCGGACGGTACCCTATTTAGAGTCGCTGTTGAACAAAGCCAGATTATATTTACATGATAAACTCTCGGTAATTGAGGCCGAAATCGACACCCAAATCAGTGCCACCCGCAATGAACTCAATACCTTAAGCACCAAAGTCAGCACCCTGATCAAAGACCCGGTGTTGCCCAATATAATCTACATTTTGACCCTCACTTTGACTGGATCCATTTTGGCCAGTAAGTCTTCATTGCCCACCCGGTTTCTTGCACCTACATTGTTTGGAACGGCATCCTTTGCTTACTATATGCCCCAAACCTTCCAGGGAACCAAAGCAAAGCTAGTATATTTTGAGTCAGAAAAGTTTCCCGAAgtgtttcaacaacaatccaagatcttgaaggaattggacAACCAGAAGACACAATTGGAGGCCACGTTGGCCAGTACTGAAACCAGTCTAACTACAGTGGTTCATGATGCTAGAGTATATATTTatgacttgttcaagtag
- the AVT4 gene encoding vacuolar amino acid transporter 4 (COG:E; EggNog:ENOG503NVU6), which produces MSSPRSISDSNRRRSIAKLTRSPLSSSPIISQSPRFASGPSSFSTNAQFMKRAEDSAVDSGSSHSSSKDDLTDKVYTAGSPRLKQLSDDVFLQSDDDDHSKTIGHINRYLHTDQIQSQGGDITRDIYKLVDNKTQRPGRTRSLSSTELETSRRGSMASSINTPGGFRREFILNKKNSANTRQASLFTRNFVEFLSIYGHFAGEDLESDDDIACHYEPNLPRKYRGVDEEAPLLSHEDDGVSYSLINPKGTATDTKAYFLLVKAFVGTGVLFLPRGFSNGGLVFSIVTLMFFGVLSYWCYLILVHSKQATRLPSFGDMGLKLYGEWLQQLIFTSIVISQVGFIATYIVFTSQNIQAFLRNAIGLDNLDIKWFILGQLFVLIPLSLVRDITKLSLVAVLANFLILFGLVTIIYFILIDLFIENSGAVGDGIQFLFNKKEFSMFIGIAIFAFEGIGLIIPIQESMIYPNHFPKVLFQVILTISVIMIGVGTLGYVTYGQHIETVILLNLPQDSVFVISIQLLYSLAILLSTPLQIFPAIRLIESKLFVRTGKNSLTIKWLKNLFRASFVIGTAIIALYGGKNLDKFVSFVGCFACIPLVYMYPPMLHLRSCCVIGEGLSPAEIRRRIVLAYSNYGLLVIGACALSYTTYDILAS; this is translated from the coding sequence ATGTCACTGCCGCGATCCATATCCGACTCCAATCGTAGACGCAGCATCGCCAAGTTGACCAGGTCACCGCTCTCATCGTCTCCGATTATTTCCCAATCACCTCGTTTTGCTTCAGGTCCCAGCTCGTTTTCTACCAATGCTCAGTTCATGAAACGTGCAGAAGACTCCGCCGTCGACTCAGGCTCGTCACACTCGTCGTCCAAGGATGATCTCACCGACAAGGTTTACACCGCTGGAAGCCCCCGTCTTAAACAGCTTTCTGATGATGTGTTCCTTCAAtctgacgatgacgacCACTCTAAAACCATTGGCCATATCAACCGCTACTTACACACAGACCAAATCCAGTCTCAAGGTGGCGATATTACCAGAGACATTTACAAGTTGGTAGACAACAAGACCCAGCGCCCGGGAAGAACCAGGAGTTTATCGTCTACTGAGCTTGAAACTAGCCGCAGAGGATCCATGGCCTCGTCTATCAACACCCCCGGTGGCTTTAGAAGAGAGTTCattctcaacaagaagaacagTGCAAACACCCGCCAGGCCAGCTTGTTCACGAGAAACTTTGTGGAGTTTTTGAGCATATATGGCCATTTTGCCGGTGAAGACTTGGAGTCCGACGACGACATCGCATGCCACTACGAGCCCAACTTGCCCCGAAAATACCGGGGcgtggatgaagaagcacCGCTACTTTCACATGAAGACGATGGTGTGTCGTACTCTTTAATCAACCCAAAGGGCACTGCTACCGACACAAAGGCCTATTTTCTATTGGTGAAGGCATTTGTAGGCACCGGCGTGTTGTTTTTGCCCCGCGGATTCAGCAACGGAGGATTGGTATTTTCCATCGTCACCTTGATGTTTTTCGGGGTCTTGTCGTACTGGTGTtacttgatcttggtgCACAGCAAACAGGCGACTCGACTTCCTAGTTTTGGAGATATGGGCCTCAAGCTCTACGGTGAATGGCTCCAGCAGTTGATTTTCACGTCAATTGTCATCTCCCAGGTGGGATTTATCGCTACGTACATTGTGTTCACGTCTCAAAATATCCAAGCGTTCTTGCGAAATGCCATTGGACTCGACAACTTGGACATCAAGTGGTTTATTTTGGGGCAGCTCTTTGTGTTGATCCCACTTTCGTTGGTTAGAGACATCACAAAGTTGTCGCTTGTGGCAGTGTTGGCCAACTTTCTTATATTGTTTGGGTTGGTGACGATTATTTATTTCATTTTGATTGACTTGTTCATTGAGAACAGTGGTGCTGTGGGTGACGGCATTCAGTTcctcttcaacaagaaggaATTTTCCATGTTCATAGGAATCGCCATATTTGCATTCGAGGGAATCGGCTTGATTATTCCCATCCAGGAATCAATGATTTACCCCAACCATTTCCCCAAAGTGTTGTTTCAAGTCATCCTCACCATATCCGTTATCATGATTGGGGTGGGGACCTTGGGCTATGTGACATACGGGCAGCACATCGAGACCGTCATCCTCTTGAACTTGCCGCAGGACTCGGTGTTTGTGATTTCCATCCAGTTGTTGTACTCGTTGGCCATCTTGTTGTCCACCCCACTTCAGATCTTCCCGGCCATCCGGTTGATCGAGCTGAAGTTGTTTGTGAGAACCGGTAAGAACTCGTTGACCATAAAATGGCTCAAGAACCTTTTTAGAGCATCCTTTGTTATTGGGACCGCAATTATAGCCTTGTATGGTGggaagaacttggacaagtttGTTTCATTTGTGGGATGTTTTGCCTGTATCCCGTTGGTGTACATGTATCCTCCGATGTTGCATTTGCGAAGCTGCTGTGTCATTGGCGAAGGCTTGTCCCCCGCCGAGATCAGACGGAGAATTGTTTTGGCATACCTGAACTACGGACTCCTTGTCATTGGTGCGTGTGCATTATCCTATACCACCTACGATATCTTAGCCAGCTGA